The genomic DNA CTACGAAGAGCATTTCCGTCAAAACGTCCGATCCCAACAAAACGAAAATTCTCAAATTCGGCGACAAACACAATCTACAAACGCACGGAATAGCTGTGGAAACAAAAATGGAGGTAGCTTTTGCGGTCATATTCATGGTTCATGTTAAGAAACAGCTACTAGCTACAAGCCCACATGAACCATTTCTTTGCAAAAGATACATCGAGGACATTTTTTTCCGTGTGGACCTTTTCCGAAACCGAAATCAACAACTTCATTGATTTCGCTCTACGATTTCATTCTACGCCACTATTATATTCACGCATGAACTGTCgtcagaaaaaattgttttcctcaaTACTGAGGTTTTTTAAAGGACCCAGATTTATCGACAGCAAAATCCGTGATGTTTACACATATTATAAGCCGACAGAAATGTTCCAATAAACGCACTTCTCTCCATGCCACCCTCTCAGTGTTTAGAAAGGTTTTGTAGAAGGAAAAGCACTACGCTTGCTGAGAACAATCTCTCAACAATCTCAACAATCTTTTgaatggaagaagaaaaaattttgtaacTCGCCATATAAAACAAGGCTACCCTCAGGACCTCGTTGAAAAGATCTTAACCGAACCAAAATTTTTATCACGCAACACggctttaaaaaacaaactgaaatcaTTTAAAAGATTTTGCCGTTCGTTCCAACTTTCAACCCTGCCGACCAGAATCTTAGAGAGATTCTTTAGAGACTCTGGCACCTCATTTCTGGCAACAATGACCTGGTGCAAATATATCCTAATCCCTTAATTGTTGTCATCAGAAGGACAGGTCTCTAAAAGATTCTCTTATTAGAGCACAACTTCCTTCGCTTTAATCACACAACAGAATTTTAGGAGTTAACACGGTAAAGGTCTAGTGACAGTACTATAGCACTGAGCTGAATTGGCTTCCCTGTCTGATAaaagttttactttactttaaccTGTGAATTCCTGCCACAATTCCCTTATTGCTGAAGTCTATGAGTTTGTTATGTAACCTTGCAAATCCCCTGTATTATATTAATTAAATAGCCCGAGTTATCAACTTTTAtatcatattattattttactattacGCCATTTTACCATATTGGGACAACGGAACGCGAAAAATATGTAACAATATTTCATAGTAGAACAGGGGGAAAGTGGAGCAACAAAATGGCCGCACTGAACTACCCAGACAGTGATTGTTCTTCCTTTTCTCAGGCATGACTCTCTCAGAAACGAACGTTAGGCCCAGAAGATTTTTGGTGGTcggaaagaaaactttttcaaattacttCATCTTCTACGCACGTCGTATGCGATCGGTGCGATGCTCAGCTTAAACTGTCGGGAGTATTTCCAAAACTAGATGTCAAATGGTagaaaattaaactcttgatcTAAAGTTTAACATGTAATGCGAGCGAACATCTTGCTCATTGCCAGTATAATTCCTTGCCCTTATGAGgctcgcaaaaaaaaaaacgcaactcgcaaaatatctgctcgtattatatgttaaaccagAGAATGAGGTGtatatatttacaaaaacagGACCTCTTTAAATACATATTGCAAATGTTTTCTAGAAGATTGTGATTCGATAGCATTCAAATATGTCCCAAGCGCTTCACTAAGTTTGGATAGGGGTGTTAAATACGGTGTCCAATAAGGTGTCCTGTATGCATTGCCAATGCCACTTCATCTGTGTACGCGCATGCCATATGTGAGCTGCTCGGTATAAAGCgctcaaagcaaaacaaaaaagtttatcAAGCGTTTGTTACAACGCAACTACGGATTCTAAACATGCAACTAACACGGCGtaatttaagaaattacaaTGCATGTAGTGTAGATAACCAACGGTTATGTACTAGGTAAACCCACCATGTTTCTACAGAATGCACATAACAAGGTTGTGTTGGTGTTTGCATTTATCACCTTAGTCAAATTATTATACCTGTCAATCGATTTAAAACGATCCGCCTGTTAAGAGACTAATATTTCAGTGTTACTGAAGCGTTACCAGAGCGAAGTGATTTATCAGTCTATCAGCAAGAACAGTTTTAAGTCTCATGTTCGGAGTCAGCAGGTGAATAATCACGAAACACTAAGCACAGTCGAAACCCTCCTACAACATGGCAACCCCAGAATAATCCTTGAAGAAAGAGGATACAAGCAATCATCGCCTTCGTTTCTTCTTGATAACCTTGGTTTAACTAAACATTTAATCTTTACTTTCTCCCACGTGCAGGCTAAATATTGGCGAAGTCGATGGACTGCACAACTTAGTggtaaatatttaattttgcttgACTTTAGAACATCTTGTTGAATCTAATGACGTCATTTAGTGGAAATGACCAAATAGGAAACATTTTCAAGTTCTCTTTGATctggatttttgttttttgaacgGTAAGTTAGAATGTGATTGAAGTTTTTAGCTTTCTGTAACTCCTATTTACATatacaaagcaaaatatttcaGCTTGCGAATGGAACagattttattatataaacaataataattacaagCAATCTAGAAAAAACCTGCTTTGCTAAGAGGATTTGGAGCAAAGTTGAAAATATGGTAGAAACATGTTGATAAAAACGATTAAATCTAATAAAGTTTGTTGTTGGCGAGCAGTCTATACAAACTTATTAACAAACAGGGCCTGATAACCGGAGCAGACATAACTTTTGGTGGCAAAATAATATATCATTTTCCTGGCAGGTACAAATTTGcgataaataaacaataacgAACAAGGAAAGGCCGTGGAATGAACAGGAGACTTCTTCTAACGTGCCTGACATTGTGTTTGTCGCACGCGGGTAAGTTTTATGTTACAAATATCAATCAACCTGGATATAAGATGGTACTGACATGCTGTGAGATGTTTGAATATTCTAATTTCTTTCCACCAGCCTCGCCACAAGTAACAAACGATTGATGTACTAACTTCAAATGTGACCCAGTTCCCTCAGATGGAAATTGTTGTCTTCTTTTTGTATCATAATTATCAGTTCTGTTTTTAAGTCGCAATCTCGTAATTATGGTTTTTGGCTCCTATCTCAGCTTCCTTATCCTATATTTTCCATTTGACTTGACCTTTCATTTACGATTTGAAACCGTATTGTATCTAAAACTATTGCTAAAAGTTTGCCGTCCTTTTTATTGATGTAAGCGAACTGTCTAAAAAATTTCTACGTATCTTTCCAAGAGAGTGATATTTGTTGGACTCCAAGACCAAATAAACATCCACCATATTCTTATTTTCACAATTTAGGCTAAACTGAATATTAGTGCACTCGTAAAGTCGTGATGTTTTTAAGAAGTCCGGGTAAAATCTAGAGAGACATTACAGTCGCGATCAGCGAAAAATGGACAATGTCATATCGAAATGATTGCTTGTACGGACAGTTTAAGAGTGGCGACAAATCTTATTAAGCtaaaaataatagtaaattgaaagtgaaaaagtaaGAAACAGGTACTCTATTGTGCTTTTCGATTCACTTGCCCTCTCTCTATTCTTAAGAGGAGACCGTCCTAATCTGGTCACTGACAAAGTCTTTTTGGGACATGCTTGCAATAAGTTGCTTATTGGGCTTGCTAAGTATATTTTCAATGGATCCACTAAAAAAGGAGGATAGACAATCCCCGAAGCTTAATTAAAGTCACTGTGAGGCCTCAACTTGGTAACAaaacgaagaaaatcaaaatttaatcGCAACAATCATTGACAGAGGTTTTGCTCTGTTGTGTATACTTTCCcgtttgcttgtttgttcaGTTTATAGCTTTATGCTGTCTAGATGCTTACAGTTTGTTTAGCTATTCGTCTGCTCGCTTCACATGTATATTGTTATTGACATTATTCTTGTTACAGTATTAACGGCACCGTTGGAGTCATCTTCTGGAAAGTCTGGCGAAGACGAAGGTGAGCTTTGTGAACTGTTTCCTGTGTCTTTAATTTGATAAGCGCAACGGGAGCTGGGATAAGTGGGAATTATCCTCTGAGCCTGATGCTCCCAAGAATCACAAGGAAAAGAGGAAACTAACTAATCTTTAGGATGCACCAAATTTATTTATGGTGCAAGGTCAAACAAATCACAAGGAGTGTTTTATGGACAAAAAAGCGtgcaaatttctttatttgattCGTTCTTAGCGCATCCAGCGACTCCAAAGTCGGTTAATCTTGAAGATAAAGGTAAGTGTAATTTCAAATCATGCATGTGACCTCCAAATGCATGTGCCGcggaaataataaacaaattagCATAGTTTGGTCAAGGTTGTGATCAAGGGTTAAACGAACTTTAAACCTTCACGCAAAAAATTAGCAATACTATTCATAGTTGAATGTGTATTGTGCTCTCCCCCGTTCGTGGGACTTAAACCCgttgttaattttcttaatGAGTGTTTTACATAAACTTGGACGCAATTCATGAGTACAGCTGCTCcctgaatgaaaaatattggcCTCTGTTATAGTGAGTAATGTCATAGTATGGtcaaaaatgtgtttttgtcTTAGTAAAAGAGGCAGTGCAAAAAGCTGAACTAGACGCAAGTCTAGCTGCGCAAGATGCTGTAAAGCATGGACATAAGGCTGAGACAAGAGTTGAGAGCATCAAAAGCTCTGAAGCAAGTGACGCCAGTAATGATCACAATTCAGACGAGAAGCCACCAGCTTCCAGAAAACATGAGACGTCAGGTAAACCCAGCGATTCCCTTAGTTAAGTTCAATCATGCTAAAACTGAAATGGTGAGATTCTCTGTTCTATTTGAATCTATGCTAATTAGTGGGAACCTTATGAAACTTAGCACCAAAATTTGTGTCAGGGCAGCAGTCTTTGATCAGCCCCTCAGTTTTGTTGCCAACTTAATATCATCTTCAATAAAACCTTAGTTACAAAATGGCTATCtaaaattatcatcatttttgtaGCAAGTGACCTGGACGAAGGACCCCATGTAAAGCGAGTAAAGGAGCACAAGGTAAACCGAAAGCCAAGCGGAATGGGAAAGATGTTAGGACTGGGTGAACTGGGAGACATTGGAGGAAACAATAATGAGTACAAAGAAGACACTAGGCTGGAGGATCGCTTAGCCATGGAAGctgaagaggaaaagaaatacgAAACCGGAGAAGGATATGGCacaggaggaggaggaggaggaggtggaggtggaggtggtgGTTGGGAAGATGGAGGAAAAGGTGTGAACTGGGCCACAAATATCCAAAGACAAGACGCTGCAGAGGTAAAAATGACTATGTCTAAAATGCCTCATTAACGAGGACTTGCTAAAGCTTTCATTCAGCAAACAATTCACTTAGCATAAGGTAGAGAGTGGACAAGGTATCACATGGATTGCAAATCGTAAGCTCTTCCACCAAAGTACTGTGAGCACGTAATAAACTTTGGTCTTCCGTACAAATTATATTTATCTGTTTCCCCACTGCTTTAATTAGCTAGTTAAGAGCCGTGGAGCTGCTTTTACTCTTTTTCCTTGTATATACATAGAAACAAAGCATTCAAGCCCAAGTTGCCTCTGAAAGTGCACATGAATTGGACGAGATCCAGCGCGCCATTGCGGCTGAGTCTCAATCTTCACGCGGTTCTGCATCAATTGGCAACGGAGGTGCTTCAGTAGTTGGGGGAGCAGGCGGGGTATGTAATACTCTTTCACTTTCTACTTTCCACCATTTACTGATTTATTTTGTCGAGCTTAaatggaacattttttttttctttttacaaaagCAACCGATATTGtacaaaacgtaaataaacaagtcattgtttgtattgtttgtcattatccaactgcactaaGTAAAGTACAAAGAATGCGATAGTCGGCAAAAGTGCACGCTACAACCTCGAAACTGAATCCGATAATCAATATTCATCAACCCGGCATACCTTGCCCTTATTGTGACTTTTACTCATATTTCCATGAAATCCTGATGTAGAAGATGATTCATTTCGAGATCCATGTATCATATCACTTATCATGAAAAGCGCGATGCGTCCCCAAACTTTTCATTTGAACACCAACTAACAACGTCGTTCGTTATGTATGTTTGCCTATCAAAGTGCAGTGATGATTGTTTACAGTATTTGCTCATCAAAATAGGTTCAGGATCAAGAAGGTATGCAACCAAGGATATCAAATCCAGAAGGAGGAAGAGGGCAACCAATGGCCTTTGTAGGAGCTCAGCAAAAAGGAATTACTCCTTCTGAGAACCAAGGTTAATGCACTTATATACCAATCATCTTTTTCTTCACCACCGAAATGGGCTCTGACAGTAAGATGCCTTCTAACTTTCCTAATCTTAACCAACTGTAATAACCTTAACCCACCTAAAGGTGGTCCTTTCACGACTATAAATCGCAATTAGCTATGCCAGTGTTAACTTTCTTCAAATACGTTTACTCAACTAGCTTACAAGTAAGCTACCTAGAACAGTATACCAACAGAGAGCTTCCTCACTTTGGCGATTAATAGATAAACTAATGATACACATATTCCAGCATTCTAACAAGACATCTTGTTGAATGTGTCTCTCCTTTTGCATGCCTGCATGATGACGGACACATAAAAACCCTGACCACGCAGAGGAATTTCAGGAATATTCATCACCTTATCTATCCGTTGGTCAGCCAGGTTGGTCCAAATATCTCGTAGTTCCCCTTTTCCTCAGTCGCGTCTTTTCCAGTTCGAAAATATCTAAAAAGAAATTAGGAAATTTCATACTTCCTTCTTGCTAACGAGTATCGCTGGTAGTCATcatttttattccaaaattaATCTCTTACATTCAAGATACACtctaaacaataaaaaaacaacaataacaacagcaCACACACAAGCATACAGCCGACTTTAGGCGTTTCAATTAACCGAAAATTTTCGCACAGAGATCTCAAGCCTCGTTCACCAAGCCGACAAAATGCTGCCGGGCGAGATGAGAGGATCATCTCAACAAAACAACATGGTAATCGGTGGCTTAGGAGCCCGTGGAAGCCAAGGTGTAAGTGAAGGTATAGCAAGCTTTGGAGGAATAGAGGGGGGGCAGCAACTTGGAGCACAAAGTCAAGTATCACCGATGGAGCAACCTCCCGTGGCATCCGAAAGAGCTGGATATGGAGGTGCCTTGGAGCAAGGTGCAGTGAATCAGGAAGGATTGGGTCAAGGGGGTCTGGCAGGATTGAGTGACTCTGCAGTGAGCCGCATGAGCGAAGATGGAACAGCGGGAGGATCCTTGCAAGGAATCCAGGGAGCTCAGGATGTTCAAGGGATGCAGAGCTTGACATCTGCTTTTGCAGGGGGGCAACAAGTGCAGGGTGGAATGCTATCTGATGGAGGAGGTGTTAGCAGCTTGCAAGGGCAAGGATTAATGGGAGGTGGTCTTCAAGGAGGCTTACAAGGTATGATGGGCGGTGGATTGGCAGGCCTGCCGGCCATGGGCGGTGGAGGACAATTTGCACAACAGCAAATGTCATTTAAAAAGGTTTGTGGcaaaaagccgaaaaaaaaaattaaacatcgAAATGACGTTATCTATAACTGAAAGCCGTCAATCTTACGTGACTTATGCATGTTGTCACTActgcttttctcttttcataaGGCGTGGTTGATAAAATACAGGCAAAAGTCAACATACATTCAGCAAGGAAGAGCAAACCTTGAATCCAGAGACGCAAGAAAGGATAATCA from Pocillopora verrucosa isolate sample1 chromosome 10, ASM3666991v2, whole genome shotgun sequence includes the following:
- the LOC131787098 gene encoding spidroin-1 isoform X3, which encodes MNRRLLLTCLTLCLSHAVLTAPLESSSGKSGEDEVKEAVQKAELDASLAAQDAVKHGHKAETRVESIKSSEASDASNDHNSDEKPPASRKHETSASDLDEGPHVKRVKEHKVNRKPSGMGKMLGLGELGDIGGNNNEYKEDTRLEDRLAMEAEEEKKYETGEGYGTGGGGGGGGGGGGGWEDGGKGVNWATNIQRQDAAEKQSIQAQVASESAHELDEIQRAIAAESQSSRGSASIGNGGASVVGGAGGVQDQEGMQPRISNPEGGRGQPMAFVGAQQKGITPSENQEEFQEYSSPYLSVGQPEISSLVHQADKMLPGEMRGSSQQNNMVIGGLGARGSQGVSEGIASFGGIEGGQQLGAQSQVSPMEQPPVASERAGYGGALEQGAVNQEGLGQGGLAGLSDSAVSRMSEDGTAGGSLQGIQGAQDVQGMQSLTSAFAGGQQVQGGMLSDGGGVSSLQGQGLMGGGLQGGLQGMMGGGLAGLPAMGGGGQFAQQQMSFKKSTIARPRDFQRSKTHQKEDTKTKHRKPSQIHKDAFSKNSVPKRHLMEDRKTVSVKKSKMMRRQHSKHSTAV
- the LOC131787098 gene encoding spidroin-1 isoform X4 translates to MNRRLLLTCLTLCLSHAVLTAPLESSSGKSGEDEAHPATPKSVNLEDKVKEAVQKAELDASLAAQDAVKHGHKAETRVESIKSSEASDASNDHNSDEKPPASRKHETSASDLDEGPHVKRVKEHKVNRKPSGMGKMLGLGELGDIGGNNNEYKEDTRLEDRLAMEAEEEKKYETGEGYGTGGGGGGGGGGGGGWEDGGKGVNWATNIQRQDAAEKQSIQAQVASESAHELDEIQRAIAAESQSSRGSASIGNGGASVVGGAGGVQDQEGMQPRISNPEGGRGQPMAFVGAQQKGITPSENQEISSLVHQADKMLPGEMRGSSQQNNMVIGGLGARGSQGVSEGIASFGGIEGGQQLGAQSQVSPMEQPPVASERAGYGGALEQGAVNQEGLGQGGLAGLSDSAVSRMSEDGTAGGSLQGIQGAQDVQGMQSLTSAFAGGQQVQGGMLSDGGGVSSLQGQGLMGGGLQGGLQGMMGGGLAGLPAMGGGGQFAQQQMSFKKSTIARPRDFQRSKTHQKEDTKTKHRKPSQIHKDAFSKNSVPKRHLMEDRKTVSVKKSKMMRRQHSKHSTAV
- the LOC131787098 gene encoding spidroin-1 isoform X2, translating into MNRRLLLTCLTLCLSHAVLTAPLESSSGKSGEDEAHPATPKSVNLEDKVKEAVQKAELDASLAAQDAVKHGHKAETRVESIKSSEASDASNDHNSDEKPPASRKHETSASDLDEGPHVKRVKEHKVNRKPSGMGKMLGLGELGDIGGNNNEYKEDTRLEDRLAMEAEEEKKYETGEGYGTGGGGGGGGGGGGGWEDGGKGVNWATNIQRQDAAEKQSIQAQVASESAHELDEIQRAIAAESQSSRGSASIGNGGASVVGGAGGVQDQEGMQPRISNPEGGRGQPMAFVGAQQKGITPSENQEEFQEYSSPYLSVGQPEISSLVHQADKMLPGEMRGSSQQNNMVIGGLGARGSQGVSEGIASFGGIEGGQQLGAQSQVSPMEQPPVASERAGYGGALEQGAVNQEGLGQGGLAGLSDSAVSRMSEDGTAGGSLQGIQGAQDVQGMQSLTSAFAGGQQVQGGMLSDGGGVSSLQGQGLMGGGLQGGLQGMMGGGLAGLPAMGGGGQFAQQQMSFKKRSKTHQKEDTKTKHRKPSQIHKDAFSKNSVPKRHLMEDRKTVSVKKSKMMRRQHSKHSTAV
- the LOC131787098 gene encoding PE-PGRS family protein PE_PGRS45 isoform X1, giving the protein MNRRLLLTCLTLCLSHAVLTAPLESSSGKSGEDEAHPATPKSVNLEDKVKEAVQKAELDASLAAQDAVKHGHKAETRVESIKSSEASDASNDHNSDEKPPASRKHETSASDLDEGPHVKRVKEHKVNRKPSGMGKMLGLGELGDIGGNNNEYKEDTRLEDRLAMEAEEEKKYETGEGYGTGGGGGGGGGGGGGWEDGGKGVNWATNIQRQDAAEKQSIQAQVASESAHELDEIQRAIAAESQSSRGSASIGNGGASVVGGAGGVQDQEGMQPRISNPEGGRGQPMAFVGAQQKGITPSENQEEFQEYSSPYLSVGQPEISSLVHQADKMLPGEMRGSSQQNNMVIGGLGARGSQGVSEGIASFGGIEGGQQLGAQSQVSPMEQPPVASERAGYGGALEQGAVNQEGLGQGGLAGLSDSAVSRMSEDGTAGGSLQGIQGAQDVQGMQSLTSAFAGGQQVQGGMLSDGGGVSSLQGQGLMGGGLQGGLQGMMGGGLAGLPAMGGGGQFAQQQMSFKKSTIARPRDFQRSKTHQKEDTKTKHRKPSQIHKDAFSKNSVPKRHLMEDRKTVSVKKSKMMRRQHSKHSTAV